The following is a genomic window from Neodiprion lecontei isolate iyNeoLeco1 chromosome 4, iyNeoLeco1.1, whole genome shotgun sequence.
AAGTTAAACGCGCGCAAGGAAATAGTGAGTAAGTTACATGCACTTTAACGctttttattattgaattgaatattgCGCTTAAgttctgaaaattgaatcaataGCTTATTAGATATATTTTTACTTGCACTCTTTGACACAGTTTTGGAGAATATGCGTAAGTTCCCTAATTTATGCTCTACTGAATCAATTATCATTTGCTGTATGTTTCAACTTCCAATTTTCAACACTTACCACACGTTAATCATAACATGCAATAGAATTGATTTCGCAAACAAAAACAGTCCTTCTGACgcattgaatttgaattattttattagtaggcattattattattattaataataataataataataataataataatcacaaaCAAACTGAGCGTACCTTTTCGGTTAACGTCCCCATAAGCAGTTAGCTTGTGCGTAGTGAGAGTGGGATGGGTTAGTAACCATCATTATGCGTCTGCAGCAATCTCAACATATCCAAAACCTTGCTTAGGTGTAGCCGGACCTATTTCGAACCTCAGCTTGTCGATATGGCGCCTAAACTAGGTACTCGTCTTACAATTTTTGCGAGCTGCACTGAGGATTTGAACTAAAGTCCTCTCATTTCACAGTTTTGCACCCTACTATGGTCCGCAATAATTTTCCTAAAACACTTTTAACGTTCTTctatttattgaatttcatatttttcaaattagaCCTACAGTCTAATATCAATCGGGATTTTCTTGAAGTTATGAATTTATCAGAATAAATAGGAGACGTATCGTTTTTCTAAAATACTATACAATTTggcatgaaataattttgtacttTCATACTTTTGTGCATGTAATAACTCTTCTCGAATTATCAATCAGTGACGAAATCAAACTATTTTTAGCATGACTTTACTAGAAAAGATGGATAAACAATtctaatattaatatatgaaGGGTTGAGTGCCAGAGTAGCCTAACTCACATTCTCGATAAGGCTTGTTTCAAATTGCTTAGTATAGTTGAAGTGAGTTTTATCGACAATGTGGTTTAGGCTACGCTGGCACTGAACCTTTCATATATTCATCTATTCTTATCATGATTTGATGTTTGAATGTTTCCGGAATATATCTGATACATCTGGCGTTAGTACCAGATCATGATATATGTGACATCAGAACGGAGCATGTGAAAATATCGCTATTCATTGAAATAACAGGCTCATAAGTTGCGAaacagtatttaaaaaatagatattatttttgttttggcAAAATGTCCAGGTTTTGCCATGAGGGGGATGACACGTTCACGCAGCGGCGAAGAGCCGTTGCTAGATTACGCAACTCACACCCCATTAGTTCAACCACAAACTCATCAGCCGAACCCTCTGAGCTATTGAGGACATCTTCATCCGGCGATGTTCATAATTTGCCGTCCGCCGTTGTCATGACTCAAGGAAGAAGAGTGAAGACGTCGTTGCAAAGACTGCAGCAACAGCAGGACGAGATGTTTCAGTTGTAGCAATTACGGTCGACTTGCGCTATATGTGTAAGGACTTAGGTTTTGGGTAATGAGGTAGATATATTGGCGAAAGCAGTGCtggattataaataatttcgcACCACACTTAATAGCTTAATATGAAAATGATGATCACATCGAGTATCTTCACGTCATGTCACGGCATGAATGACATTGAAGTACCAAACATACATTcatacgtgtatatttatacatacacctatatgtaatgtatatgtatgtatattcatgTTTGCAGTGTAATTTATACACTTGACAAGATAATAagcgttaatttttttttttgacattggTGTCCAGCACTAGAACGCTTCAGACTAGCCGTTTCTTATTGAAGAATGTTTGAATAGAGATTACGTGAGGTATAATTGTTGCAAGCAACAGGGTAAGTGAATtccctttatttttttaaaccaattACGTTAGGTTATTCGTTTTTGAGTGAACCGTCGCTCGCAGaggtttcaatttattttctatttattgtttttgtttcgttttctgtttataaatataaatttaatatcttaccactgttgaaaattttgttaaaaaaatgttaattttattgaactgATCCCAAATATCAGTTATGTACATAGTCCGATATACGTTGGCAAGTATTTTCTTACTTGCAACAATTATGCTCAAATAACGTTGACTTATTAAGGATAAAAGATAGATGAAGTATTAGTGTTGAACCTTCTGATGCCTTACATATATTGTATCCAGTCTTGAACGAATTGAAAGTTAATTTATCTTTAATTAGCTTATCATACCAACTTACCGTGCTGTTTGGTGGTAATCTACATGATATTTGCAAATTCTTGGCAACttgttcatttattatttgaaaataaagaaaatcaaaaaaagaattaaaaagaagaaagaatctatttaatgaatgatattttgCTTGGATACTGTGAATTTATGCtgtgaagaaatttcaaaaataaatgttataATCCATATGGACACATTGTAGATTTCCAACTTCCAAGCTTCAGTAATAATAGATTATAAAATATCCATACATTATAAAGAATATATACATTTGATGCTTGGTAAAATTGTTAAGCTGAAAAATTATGCAGTTCACTATTCAATTTAACGAATTAGTAagttattttgaagaaaaggTAGCCACTGTTATTTTCCGCcgaatttattttactttctgcaagtttttaaaattagcTTTCTTGTTTTACGCAGTAATTTGCAAGAAGAATAGATTCATTTAAGTATCAGcagaaatgaaatagaaactTAATTCTGTTGAAAccaaattgaatataaataatatttactcGAATGTTATAATTACTCAGTAACAAATacctatttatttttactttcctcgcgtatgaaatataaatatacaatatattattttatataagtGCAAAATATCTGTAATCTTTGTATAACAAACTAGGTAAGAACTTcaaaatttcgcaaaaaaattattctttcatcTCAGTATGTGTTTCCAATATAAACTTTAGTTTactacggttttttttttttagaaaatgaaaactgagAAGCCCTTGCATAATAATGTATGGACATAGATCATTTTTGTAATGTAAATTTCTATGTTTGCACAAAAATAAactgttatattattatacataatgaTATACAAAGGTGTATATAGGTAAGTCTATATtcatagaaaagaaaataatattgtaaagAATCATAAAAACGTGTACATGAACTATAAATTACATagaataatttgtaattactGTACAATGTATGTATCTATGTGTATAAGTTCTGATTCAACTGGTTCTGTTTTGTTTGCTGGGCAAAGTAACATTTACCTTGCGAATAATACGCATAAACaattactgtaaaaaatattaattataattatggaaaagttttatagtcagaattataattatgttaCAGAACAATTATTGGTTTTCAAAATCTTGTCCTTCGCCCGATCTCCAGGAGATTGCCTTCTGTTTATTATCAGACTTTATAAAACTTAACAAGAAGACTACTTAAATAACTGAGCATGATCTTTTGAAATTGACATCACGAGCTGTATGATTCATTAGGATTATAGCTGTGAAAAtaggtacaatatttacacCTGTATGTAGGACAATTTCCTTAGAAAGGAGCATGCTAATGGCTTGCCAAGTTTCATAATTGAGGTGTATCGACTGCATACCAAGCAATTTTTACATAGCATTTTGCACTTACATTCTAATTGTCATATGCCAAGGATGCACGGTACACTTTTCAATTATGGTTCATTAGGACTCACCAGTGAGTTCGTCACTCTGGTTACATTcgttataataaaaaatgtccatTCTGCTTTAATCTATCGCataaagtgtaaaaaaaaacaaaagaaaaaaaaaaccttgttACTTGGTGCAATCTTAGATATAGTCTATAAACATCGTCATAATATTATGCTATAGTATGGTATTACTGTCATccaaataaatatgtaaactATATTACTATAAATGACCTAATTTGTTGGACGATACAagtttatattaaataaaatagcaATACATGCAATTAGCTCGACATAGATTCCTTCTGCACTGACCAAAAAAGAAAGCAGAGAACGCATGTAAGCGTGAAATGATTgccaaatttttataatttgtgGCGTTCACAAGTCTTACAATTTAGTACCTGAAATGCAACACGGCAGATATTCATACAATCGGTTTGGTCTGCAACACTGTGTACTTTAGTTGTCGCTattattttagtaaaatttGTTATAATTAATACAGATAATCAATAAAACAAAGATTATGAAATACTATTTGTCATGTTATATCGCAGCTGTATTACATGTTGGTATTTCTATTGCATCCAACGTAAAATGTTTGTATCTATTGTAGTATCATGTATGAGAATAAGTTAATACGCAGTTGGTACGAGCTTGTTGAATTATCCATCTTACGATACCAAGTTAGTAATTAGTTTCCTACAAATGTCCATTGAGCAATCTCTGTATCTTctgatcatttttcattatcccAGCTTTTACTTGGCGTATTTTATCCAACTGAACTTTGATATTACCTTCGATGTCTTTGAGAGTTCCTTTCATGGGTTCTATAAACTCCTCTGTTGAGCTGtcataacaataacaaaatttatgcgtattttatataattatttggaATATTATTACTGCTTTAACAAGAGTGCGACAGTGctgtttaaatattatataattttttaatactgaGTAATTATAGGTGCGCTGATGAATGGAGATAGTTGTCGACTATTATTTACTCACATTTGCTCCTGGCGTAATTGTTCACTCAATTGATTATATTGACTTCGCCATTCATGGAGTTCCCTCTGCATCATCTCTACATCTTCCTGTTAAGCAAATACAGGTCGTTGAATGCATGCAGGTTGAAAAGACTGTATCTTTGCAAATGAATAAAATGGACGTAATTTTCTGCAGCCTTGTATGGTCTCAATCAAAATGCTATATAACtacaaaagtaattttttaccTGTAAATAATCCAAGAGTTTACCCAGTGGGTTTGTCGCTCGCGTCAAAGTTTGAATAGAACTTCgcaatttatcaatttcttttattgCTGTTTCACGATCTCTTCTTGATCCTGCTTCCCATTCCTATAACAATATACACGTGAATTTTATTCTATGGATTTGGAAATATACTCAGATACTACTGGTCTGAGATACTGGTGCATCAGAAGATTGATTTGAGAAAGTAGCGGGGACTTGAAAACTTAGCCGGTTAAACGTGATGTTCAGTATGTGATCAGATATTCAAATATGCTCACAATCTCCACCTTCTTGGGCATAACATCGACGTTGTCCGTATTGATTAACTCTCTTTGAGTCTCCAAAATTTGAGCTACCAGATGTCCATGTTCTTCCGAAAGCTGACTTTCAGTCCTAGCTAATCCATCGATGTTTAGGGAATCCCCACTCCCACCTGTCTCCATTACAACCATATCATCAACGTCATCTTCCTCTtttgtgtcaaaattttctACGATTACATTAACAGTGCCCATTGGAgttctgaaatgaaaaaaaagcacattagaaaaaaatacatatgtgTTAATGTCTAATTACTTTATTATCAATAACCAATGATCCTTAGGATTACGTTATATCTTCATTTAAAATGAATTCAGTTTTTGATCGCATCCTAGGAGCTGCAGGTCTAGCGCTCATTGGCCTGGCACTGGGAGGACGCAGTGAAGTTTTTGATCTCACTACTGTCGTCTCAGGAACTCTATAAGCAAACCACAGTAATAGTTTGAAAACTTTACAAACATTGTTTTCGTTTCATTACCAGATTATAAAAACACTATCGAGCTATTCATTAATATTGAACTATATACTTATTAGACTGACATTGCTGTATTTGCAGAATCGTCTGGGGGACCTGCAGGCTTTGGTGGTGGAGAACCTGGATGCTCAAACGTATACtgtttttgtaatttgtttGGTACTGTATCTGATTTCGATGATTTATGATTTGGTGACAGCAGGCTACTTGCTTCTCTTACTTTGTTCCCAGCTGAAGATTTCGGTTTCGATTCACCTTCTAAGGGAGCTGAGTTTTTTTCTGCACTTCTCTTTGTCCTACCATCAGAATGTGAGCTTCTACGAGAACCATCATCATTCGCGCTTGTTTTTCCCCTTATTTCAGCAGATTGTCTTGTTTCTGGTTCTGATATTCTATCAGGCGGTTGTTCCGTTTGGTTATTACCTTGTTGCGATTTTACTTGCTTGTCTATCGGCGAGTTGGTGTTACGCAACGAAGATTCCGTCATTTTATGAGTAGGTGAATTTGTTGAATCTGATAAAGCAGGTTTGGTTTTTGGGGAGTCTAACGTTCTTGGTGATGAAGGATCTTCCTTGGGTTGAACTGACGCTGAGCGTCTTTGTCGCCTCACCGAAGATGGCCGTTTTTCTTCCTTGgactaaaaataatttagttATACAATCATTGGGCGACATTACAAGAGTTATGGATAATATGTTTGTCAAATGACTAAATCTTTTATAAAATCGTCATGGCGGTGTTCAAAACAATGGAAGAAAATACTTTCTtatcgatcaaagtaaaaaaagaaaaggctCTACGATACAAAAGGTAAACAAAATACGACGCTCAACCTATATCTAAAATAGATTATCTACTCTAACTCCTATATCAACATCTCTTTACCTCAGCAGAAGGAATTTCAAcgatcttttcttttttatccccACCCttattttttgctttattctctttttcctGTTCGTGTAGTTTTTCTCGTCTATTCTCAGCACGGGTTTTAACTTCTTTGGGTGCATTTTTGCTGGTGCTTGTAGACTTTTTCTTTTGATCAATCGGAGGCTTCTCTTTTTCCACTGGTTTTCTAGATTGTGAAGACTGTCTAGACACTGGCTTCTTAGACTCATCTTTAGCAACCAGTTTTGATTTCACTGGCCCCTTAGATCTACCATTACTATTTTTATAGTGCTCTATTGCTTCTGCGCTGCTGATCTATTGTGAAAGATAAACAATTACACAGTGATACCATTTTGAACATTGGGTTTACCATTTTACGAATAACtagaaattattgtgaatacCTTTTTGTCAAGGGCTTTTCCAATCGCTTGCAGTAACTCATTGGTTCGAGTGGGTTCATGTCCAGCGATGATCTTACTGGGTCGTACCATGAGGTTATTTCCAGTAATCAACTCTGAAATGTTTAACTTATTATGTTAGCTATCTAGAATAATCAGGAAAAATATGACCATCTAGATAATTTGTGTCTTCGTTTCACTTACTCACAACGTCAATCAGTTTTGTTAAATACGCAAGCTTGGAGTCTTTGTCTTTTATATTTTCGGAATTCAATTCATCTTCTGTAAAAAGACCATCGAGAAATCCAGTTTCTCTAATTACCTTTAACATTATAAGAACGTTAAGCACAATAAATTAGCAgaataatttcaaagtttttattttaaataaggGTGAGcaattatgaaaaatgaattaaatgtaaaaaagCGCGTAATATTAACTAACAGTATTACCGATGAGACTATATCATGTAGAAATCTAAAAGGTGGTTtctttaacaatttttccgtGAGTGGtggttttttaaaatatttcccgAGAATATCTtgagtttttttaattacttccGGCTTTACGTCTTCCGTCATTttctattatatattatggAAATAAAATACGACGTTTCAAATGTTGAAATAGATTTGACAGGGCGATGTTGTATACGTATCGGTTGCTGTTGGCGACGGATCACGTGATCAGATCTATAACCACGTGATCTTCCTCCACTGAAATGCCTTCCTCTCGTCACGCGCAGGGCAGCCAACATTACAAACTCGAattgaattgtgaaaaaaagcttagcgataaagaaaaatacgatatttcttataaaattaacgATGGTTATagcatttgaaaataaaattcccttTTGGCTCatgttattttcatcaaaatatcTTCGGAATTGAGAATCTTTGCTTCACAAAGGCGTGCCCCTTTATGTAGGCCATTTTGTAATGCGTCGTGTCCCAAGGTGGACGTTCCATCAGGGGCAAATGTTCgtgtttatacattttttcccaGTCTTACTTTAATATTGACACATTATTTATTCCAAACTGAAACACAAACTGGTATTGCTGTTTAGATTTAGGATAATAAAGTGTTTTGTACATGAAACAAACACGCTGAGCAACGTCTAGATCACAGGTATCGTAGTGCGAGGTTGCAAGTAAAGAGATCTGGAAAACCATTGATCATCGCTGCGTCGGATGTCAGGGAGATTCTCTCCCGTTAGACTGAAAGCATGCCGCGTGTTATAGGTAATTACCCGTCCCCGATGATTACCAATCGGTGCCTTTCGTTCATACGTATATTTTGGTTAAATCGACGAATTCACGCCATTATACATGTTGTCTGTTACAGAAATCGTAAAGATAGAACATCCCGTCCCGTCAGGGAATGTCGAGGAGGCTGTTGAACTATTGTTTGGTATGTAGTGGCGTAGTTGCCGAAAGTGATTGTTAATACTGTTATTCTATTACTACGTATCTTTTCTgtaatacaaataaaattttctacgaTAGACGGGTAAACTAACCATCTGTTCAACACCTGTTTGATTTCTATTGTAGGCGACTCACAAAACGAAAATGCCATACAGGCTGCAGATGCTCAGGAGGAGATTGAACTACTCAACGGACAGTGTAAGGATAAAATGAGTGTATTTTTAGCACCTCAAAcaattattatgtatacgtatataattcaATACATGCGTACTAATGTACATTGAcatcataatatacattgacgtagaatttttatttaataacacGAAAGGCGGCTCCTTTGAAATGGTAATAAGTTATTAGGCAAAAAATTGGATACAATTAATtcttcaataataattgacTCAAAAACATGCAAAAAATATCAGTTATTCTATGTGTCACACAAAGTGGGATTCTAGAATTTGAGATGGCTTTTGCGAATGACGTCACAAGTAGTTTTCGAATCTGATTTACTTACAATGATGAGCATCCCATATTCGATAACATTGTCAAGTAGTTCTTTACTACTAAAGTTgatcagatatttttttaaatgagcAATGTAAATATCAATGACTTAGTAAGTTACTGTTACAGATGAAGTTTTTTATACTAATACATGTGTTTCCATTACAGCTGGGTCAGACGAAACTGAtcatataattgaaattataacaGACTACGAATGTGTTACCTGTCGCCGTATATTCAAATCAGAAGATGTAAGTTCAGTTACCATTTCTGTATCCTAATAAGTATGCTGTAACGAGAACTGAGCAAATTAGTATTCCATACCTTTTATTAAAACCAATTTTATGTGATTATACTTAAATTCAACATCAAGCTTTTCTGTGCTAGTCTTTACAACGTAAAGAAAATCTGTGCCTCCCATGATTCTGACCATAAGAATCCTAATTCTAACAGTAATATTATGTACATTTTTACTCAATTCTACAGTTGCTAAAGGATCATTTGGATGTATGTCGAGACGAGGATGACCGTTCAGATGCTTTAGAAATCGGACAAATAACTGGCTATGATTCAGACGACGAAGAGTACGTCGAAGAACCAGATGACGTCAGCCAAATTTCAGATGGTAAGTGTTAATACGGGTGCAATCATTTGCACAAACTTTTGTGGCGTGTGTTAGTAGCATTCACTAACAATTtactattcattttttttccaggcGGCAATACACCAAGAAACAACAATCTTGCAGCAGCGATAAAACCTGTGTCCGTCGACAAGTGTCATTGTTGTGGAGAGGATTCATTAACGGCACATACTGACGGATGTTTGAAGTGCGACCACtgtgaattttctttcaaaaaactttcTGCTCTGGAAAGGCACATGGTTGTGGTTCATTGGATACAACAAAACTTCACTTGCAAAGTGTGCGACCTTGCATTTGCCAATAAGAAAAGCCTAACCAAGCATCATTACACTGTTCATGCGAAACATCAAGTCTTTAAGTGAGTGAATTATTTTGGACAATTTTTACACTATTTGTTTAAGAATTGATGATAAAAAGCACTAGCCAAGAAACATCTTTGAAAGAAAGACCTATTcagaattttaataattttttgaatttttttaggtgTGAACGTTgtgacaaatatttttcaagaaagtATCATTTGGATAGACACGTTATGCAAACTGGTTGCGACGGTATATCTCGTGCTGGTTTTGCTTGCCAAGTAAGTTTCGCATTTTTAGATATCATTATTAATGTCAGATAACTGCAATTTGCacgttaaaaatatatttgtaaacACTACCCAGAGGCTCTGGTGTATGATATCGAATCCAACTTTTGATTGCAGGTTTGTCATAAGGAATTCACGCGCAAAGATAACTTACGAGAACACTTGCGTATGCATGCAGGAGCGCCGCAGAGGCAGAAAAAACAGGCATGTGCACATtgtccaaaaaaattttacacaaatcAACAATTAGTCATTCATGAGCGTACGCATACAGGAGAACGCCCAGTTGCGTGCGATCTGTGTCAAAAGAGTTTCCAGTCTCTTCCAGCCATGAAAAAACATCGACGTGTTCACACGGGCGAGAAACCATTCCAGTGCAAATTTGTAagtctaaatattttttgaacttATATACTTTGACAGGAAATATTACGCTCTATCAACGTACGCATAATGAGTAATAGcctaaatttatgtataactACGTATCCAATATAGATTGACTATGCATAATTTAGGTTTTGGTTTGAAAACAAGCGAAACGcttagaaaaattattgttagcTTACGCATACTTGTGTTTGTTATTACTACTCTTTGAGTCATTGAATGAAAAGATATaacaatgaaagaaaaactttaCATCCCAACTACATGTATGCCATCAATTTAATTACAAGCAAACAATAAGGATATGAAGAACGATCAAAGTAAGTTTCAATGCAAACGTATTAAGTAATGTAAAATATAGGGGCATTTCAACCAAAACCGACAAATATTAGTCCACGTTTTTcccaaaactttttcaaaattttgataaactaTTTTATCGCGtaaacagagaaaaattcacaccaattttcaatctCTTATATAAACATAACGAAAACTGCCTCAAAgagtcaaattttcatttaatttactatttatttcaattagttTGCCCATCTATTGACGCTTACTTAGTGATGTaattaattttagaaaaaaggTAAGTACGTACGGTAATATCTACTATATTCATCAAGACAGATGAAAAACATGTTTCCCGGCTGTATTATTTATCAAACACTGAATTAAATTACTCGGTGAAGCGTAAGCTAATAATCATTGTCGTTTCTTGAGCTATACTAACTGAAAGTTCTTCCACCGTAGAATGGGAAACATTGATATGTGCAGTGTGCTACTATACAACTGCCTCTATGTGTGTGAATTTTTCTCtataaaatttagaaatttacCTAGTATCattatgataaaaattaaaatcgtgGAAATGAATGACCTAAATGGTTTGTCGGTTTTGGATTGAGTACCCCTGTATTTGATTAGAGATTAAAcgtgtttttgaaaatattatggacttatgaaattaaaaatgattaacaatacaaattatacataaatattttacattctAAACTTGAAGAGTTACACCAAAGCTACGTTTATTACATATTgctctctatatatatttattatcacTGCTTTCTGTTTATCAGTTCAATCCAACCATCAAAAGACTTGTCGCGTGATACTTGTGTGACTATTCAAATGAGATTCAGTTTTTTTGCTAGTCACTTTACTCGCGTAGAAAGTGTCTTTCTCTTAAATTTATCAATGTAAATAATACTGACAAATCAAACGTACCCTAATGAAGACAAGTGATATACGCTGTGAAATAGCACtcattttttactacaatATGTGGTAGTAATGATGATTCTTGATCAAACATTGTATGCTATTATTACTAGCAAAATTTAGACAGTAGCTTAATCGAATATATTCTGTTTCCCTTTCAGTGTGACAAAAGATTTGCGGCACGTGAAACTTTGAATCGCCATCATCGTACACACACGGGAGATAAACCACATGTATGTCAGTATTGTGGTAAAACATTCATACAAGCAGTCCAGCTGCGGGCGCACGTATTTCATCATACAGGAGAACATGCATTTTACTGTGACGTTTGCGGTAAAGCCTTTAATCGCAAAACTAGACTAACCGTACACATGAGATTCGTTCATCAAGGAGCTGCACCATTCGAGTGTGACTTGTGCAAGAAAGCTTTCATCCGTAAAGAAGACCTTTCAAGACATTACGTTCTTCATACTGGAGTTAAACGTAAGCTGATTTCACAATTCCTTATACTTATACACGTATGTGATATAATGGTTGGAGGTGCGTGCACCTAGCGAGTAGAATTGTAAATTCATGAATTGCACCTCATTTCAGCACACAAATGTGACAAATGTTCGAA
Proteins encoded in this region:
- the LOC107223640 gene encoding zinc finger protein 2 isoform X2, translating into MPRVIEIVKIEHPVPSGNVEEAVELLFGDSQNENAIQAADAQEEIELLNGQSGSDETDHIIEIITDYECVTCRRIFKSEDLLKDHLDVCRDEDDRSDALEIGQITGYDSDDEEYVEEPDDVSQISDGGNTPRNNNLAAAIKPVSVDKCHCCGEDSLTAHTDGCLKCDHCEFSFKKLSALERHMVVVHWIQQNFTCKVCDLAFANKKSLTKHHYTVHAKHQVFKCERCDKYFSRKYHLDRHVMQTGCDGISRAGFACQVCHKEFTRKDNLREHLRMHAGAPQRQKKQACAHCPKKFYTNQQLVIHERTHTGERPVACDLCQKSFQSLPAMKKHRRVHTGEKPFQCKFCDKRFAARETLNRHHRTHTGDKPHVCQYCGKTFIQAVQLRAHVFHHTGEHAFYCDVCGKAFNRKTRLTVHMRFVHQGAAPFECDLCKKAFIRKEDLSRHYVLHTGVKPHKCDKCSKRFAVKSALRVHMNTHRREMPQSCDECGRAFIRQDCLMRHMRTKHRDMLEDAMAEAEKRRLQEQLCKIASSAAAKTKSVGANVTLSQDKLLKAIVDLLSLLVEEETLQAFGWPKAPIQDVLEAVIKRCGHQPIPSDSDLLFAQRLRENVKILFTVVIEDETVKSLLTSQTVDEVILHVLKLSKEK
- the LOC107223640 gene encoding zinc finger protein 2 isoform X1; translation: MPRVIEIVKIEHPVPSGNVEEAVELLFGDSQNENAIQAADAQEEIELLNGQCKDKMTGSDETDHIIEIITDYECVTCRRIFKSEDLLKDHLDVCRDEDDRSDALEIGQITGYDSDDEEYVEEPDDVSQISDGGNTPRNNNLAAAIKPVSVDKCHCCGEDSLTAHTDGCLKCDHCEFSFKKLSALERHMVVVHWIQQNFTCKVCDLAFANKKSLTKHHYTVHAKHQVFKCERCDKYFSRKYHLDRHVMQTGCDGISRAGFACQVCHKEFTRKDNLREHLRMHAGAPQRQKKQACAHCPKKFYTNQQLVIHERTHTGERPVACDLCQKSFQSLPAMKKHRRVHTGEKPFQCKFCDKRFAARETLNRHHRTHTGDKPHVCQYCGKTFIQAVQLRAHVFHHTGEHAFYCDVCGKAFNRKTRLTVHMRFVHQGAAPFECDLCKKAFIRKEDLSRHYVLHTGVKPHKCDKCSKRFAVKSALRVHMNTHRREMPQSCDECGRAFIRQDCLMRHMRTKHRDMLEDAMAEAEKRRLQEQLCKIASSAAAKTKSVGANVTLSQDKLLKAIVDLLSLLVEEETLQAFGWPKAPIQDVLEAVIKRCGHQPIPSDSDLLFAQRLRENVKILFTVVIEDETVKSLLTSQTVDEVILHVLKLSKEK